The DNA segment ACAGACATTACAGAACTGTCAGAGGATAAATTGTCCGAGTTTAGGAAGAACAATCTTGGTTTTGTGTTTCAGGATTATAATCTTTTAGATACACTGACCATTGAGGAAAACATTATACTTGCACTTACTATACGTGGAGGCAACAGGAAGACGATCCAAAAACAAAGCAATCAGATGCTGCAATTACTTGGACTTGAAGACATTCGGAGCCAGTTTCCCTATCAGGTATCAGGGGGACAGAAGCAGCGCTGTGCCTGTGCCAGAGCATTAGTGAATCATCCAAAACTTTTACTTGCCGATGAGCCTACCGGTGCCCTGGACTCTAAATCGGCACAGATTTTGCTGGAGACATTTACCGAGATGAATCAATCCATGCAGGCGACAATACTCATGGTGACTCATGATGCATTTTCTGCCAGTTATTGCAGCAGAATATTATTTTTAAAGGATGGAAAGATATTTCATGAGCTTGTGAGAGGAAGGAAAAAACGCAGAGAGTTTCTGCAGGAGATTCTGGATGTGCTGTCATTGACAGGGGGTGAACTGTCAAATGTATAGTAAACTTGCCTTTAGAAATGTCCTGCGTTCTGCAAAAGATTACCTGGTTTATATGTTCACCATGGCTGTTGTAACTGCGCTTATGTACGCTTTTAGCAGTCTCTTTTTTGACAATGAACTGACTGGACTGTTTGAAATAGCTCGGATGATGCAGATGATGACGGGGATGGCTACTTTTTTAATTGTTCTGATTGTTGCATGGCTGATTAACTATATGGTACGGTTTATGCTGGAAAAGCGAAGCAGTGAATTTGGAATATACATGCTTTTAGGCATGAAGAAAAAAGCTATTGCAAGACTTTATATGCGCGAGAATATTTTGCTTGGAGTTTTTGCCTTCCTTCCCGGGATAGCCGTCGGAATTTTGCTGCAGCAGGTTTTGATGGCGATTCTCAAAAACATGTTACATGTAGAATACAGATTTCATCCGACTCTTAATAAATATACCTTTTTGATAACACTGCTGTTTTATGCAGGAAGTTATCTGCTGGCACTTTTCCGATGCAAACGAAGGTTTAAAAAGATGAACATTCATGATCTGATGAATGCAAAACGGCAGAATGAGGAGACTAAAGAATCCCATGAAGGAATCAAGCGTGTGATGTTTCCGATATCTATTGCTGTTATTGTTGCAATCTGGACCATTTTTCCGAGACTTTCCAGCGTAGGAGCAGTCTGTACATTTTTGATAGCGTTGGTACTGGTAATTTATCTATTTTATGTAGGACTTTCTGCATGGATTATGTGTTATGTCCGCGAGAAGAAAAAAGGAATTTACCGAGGGCAGAATTTGTTTCTTCTGCGTCAATTTTCCTCGAAGGTGCGTACTATGCAGTTTACCATGGGAACACTGACAGCACTTTTTACTATTGCTTTGATGGGAAGTTCTGTGGCAATGATGTTCAGCGATTATGAGAATAAGATACTGGATACGAAGTGGCCCTTTGATGTTCAGATTTACAGCCCAAATGTGGAGGATGAGTTCCAGGATGATCTGGAAATATTAATTAAGAATACGGAAATCAAGGACTCGTACATTTATCGTGTCTATACAAATCAGACCAACCAGGCAAATGTCTGGATGTATACGAACCTGCAGGCATTTGGAAATATGTACCGGGAAAAGGACGGACGTCCCAACATGAAAAAAATAGAAAAGGTTCTTAAAACCGAAGGAGTATATTGTACTTATGATACCTATATGGGCCTGTCAGACTACAATTATCTGAGAAAAATGCTAGGGTACAAGCAAATTACTTTGACAGAACGGCAATATGCAATTCAGATAAAGGAGCGGCTGAGTGCGGAAGTAGGTGAAATGCCGAAGGGACTTAAAATAACAGATGCAACGGGAGATAAAGAGTTAATCTGCGGCGATATTTATGAGGAGCCATTTTCTCAGGACGGGCATAATGGAGGTGATTATATTCTGATAGTTCCCGATAAGGTCATTCAGACAATGAAACCATATTATTCGGAAATGGCAGTTGACCTTAAGGGGAAGACGCCTGCCGGTTTAATGAAAGAACTGGATGATCTGGTACCTAAAGAAGAGCAGGATTTTGCCGGACATGCGGATCTCCCATTAGATGGAAACAGTTGCAGCGGTTCAGATAACATCGTCAATTACAGTGAAACAAATCTGGTGAGGGATAATGCCATACCTGAAGTTAAGTATATGCTGGCATCATTGATTGTTCCGGCTTTTTATATGGGGCTGGTATTTTTATGTGCTGCACTTACAGTACTTTCTGTACAGCAGCTGAGTGATTCCGCAAAATATAAATTCAGGTATGATGTGCTGGCTAAGATAGGACTGGAACGCTCGGAGATTTATCATCTGATTGCCAGGCAGCTTGCGGCATATTATCTTTGCCCCGCTTTGTTTGCGATGCTTATCAGTGGAAGTATTATGGTACGTGTCAGCAAAATTTTTATCATTGGGACAGGTGTGCATACCTCTGTTCTGCAGTATTTTGGAATTTCTGTATTATTATTCTTTGGGATATATATGATATATTTCATGGAAACCTATGTGGGATTTAAAAGAAATATAGAAATAAAAAAATAAAAATATCACTCATAATTAAAAGGACTGCAAGTCCGGGTGACTTTTTTACGTTTTGAAGTTATAATGAACTAGAAACAGGAGAGAGTGTCTTTCTTGTGGATGAACTGATTACTGGCATAGATAACGAGGGGTTGGAAGATATAATTTATGAAAATCCGGAGCGCTTTCTAAGGCTTCCAACGAAATTTGAAATTCACGAATATCATATCATGGAAGAATTTATCTGGACTCTAAATGCTGAAAAGGCAGATAAACTGAATTGTGTCATACAGGGGAGGGGTGCGTTCAGGAGGTTCAAAGATATGGTTGACAGAATGGGGATATCACAGCAATGGTATGATTTTCAGGCACAATACTACAGAAAGCTGGCGATTGAATGGTGCCAGGATCATAGCTTAACATATACGGATCGGAGCATGTGAATATATTTAAGTAAGTCTCCGCTCCGCTTCGGTCCATGCTAAACGAACATCCACTGGATGTTCAGAACCCTACAAACATTCGAGATGTTATTGAGAGATGAAATTGATGAAAAAACCGGGAAGCCACTTGATTTATCTTATCTGGAATGTAATCTTCCGCCATTAGGTAACTGCGAACTCGTTTCTCAATTACCTATTATAAAAACACTCCGATGTCATAAGCTTTTTGTATGCTTGATCTAATATTTTTTCTTTGCGCTGCTGTAATATATATTTTTAGAATCTTATCTGTATATCACTGATGGAGGGGATCTCCTCAATCATCTCATTAATTTTTGCTAAATCGATTTTGAGTGTAATTCTCTTTATTATATTTCTTTGTGTCAGTATCCGCATCGCCGGTCTACGGAGCGTGGATTACCTTTTGAGGACTGTTGGTTTATACTATTCTCGAGGTGAAAAAATGGACATAAAAAGAAAAAAAGAACTTTTGGAAATGTATAAAAACAGACATCCCGAAATGGGTGTCATCTCTTATCACTGTAAGGAGACAGGCGAAGCTTTTTTGGGTATCTCCAAGGACACAAGAGCGGACTTCAACAGCACAAACATGAAATTATCATCCAACTATCATCCTAATAAAAGATTACAGGAGCTTTGGAACCAGTATGGCCCGGAAGGTTTTGAACGTTCTGTGATCAAAGTATTGAAGTATGATGACCCAAACGAGGATCAGACAACAAAGTTAGAAAATTTGAGGGAACAGTGTCTCGCATCTGACCCAAATGCAAGGAGGATGTGGCGATGAATGAAAAAGCTGTGATTGTGTCAAAAGACTATGATCGTATCGATGGCAGAAATGCTGATCAGTCCGACATAAAACGCTTGACGTTAGGTGTGCCGATGCTGGAAGAAAACAAAAAGATGCAGATTGCTGCACAGATTTGGAAAAGTGATGAAGAAGGAAAGATGATTTTGGCACAGGAGCTGCCGATTCATCAGATCTTTGACTTGATGATCTGTTTGTCCAGAACATTGCTGTACTTTAAAGAGGCCTATCGTATGCCGCTTTTATATGACCCGGAAAAACCCGGCGTGGACCGTATTGGAGTACAAGGCGGAGTGTTACCGGTAGAAGTCTGTGTAGATAATCAAAACATCAATGAGGATATCAAGACATTTGCCCAGAGCTTAAATGATTTGGGAGAATTGATTGGAGAGCGCGAGCGTGTACTTGACCGCATTTTAGAAGAACTGGAGTTATACTGATATGAACCGAACTTGTATTTTGTCACCCGACAGACGGCTGACCAAAGAGGAGCAGTCCCTTGTCTGGCAAAAACCACCTTCACATATTGAAAGTGAGGCGGAAAATCGTATCTGTCAGGAAGTAATGAGAAACTGGGATCGCGGTGAAATGAAAATCGGTACAATTTTACTGGAGGGCGATGCAGGTTCGGGGAAAACCGAGCTCGCCAAAGCCCTCTCTGCTAATTTTAATCTCCCCTATACGAAAGTAACCTGCTTTGCCGATATGGATAAATCCGATGTGCTGGGTTCGATTCTTCCGGTGTTGTCGGAAAATGATCATTCAGATCCTGTTCAATATAGATATTACCCTTCGGAAATTGTTCGCGCTTTTGAAAATGGATGGCTCCTGGAGATTCAGGAGCCGACAGTCATTCGGGATGCAGCTGTCTTAATGGCACTAAATTCCGCACTCGAGCCAGATGGCAGTCTGAACTTGCCAACTCGCGTCGTACACAGGCATCCTGATTTTATTGTTGTTATTACAACAAACCGTGCCTACAATGGATGCCGTCCTCTGAATGAGGCTCTGCGTGACCGGGTGCAGCATGCTGAAAAACTAGATTTGCCATCGAAGAAAGTTATGATGGAACGGGCAAAGGCTAAGACCGGATGTCAATTTGAAGAGTTACTTTCCCTTCTGGCTGAAACTATTATCGTATTGGATGAAGCTGCCCGGGCAAATGCTATCAAAGGTGTAGCCGGGATGCGGTCCTATCTCTTTTGGGTCGATGCCGCTGCAGGCGGTGCATCCGTACAAAGTGCTCTGTATCATAAAGTACTCTACAAAATCACCACGGATCCACAAGAGCTTGCCATCCTGGAACAGGCACTGGTAAGCCATGATTTAACAGACAGGCTTGCAGCGCTGGAGGATGTCTGTCATTCCCCTTCGGAGGAAGAGAATCGAGATGTAATGGAACTTCGAATTTCTGAAAACGGGGAGTACGTTGCAAAGACAGATAAAGCCGATAAAAATGCAGTCCGTCTGAGAAAGTCAGCAGACAGTGAGGGGCATTCAGATACAGGCAGTAATGAAAGTACCGCTCTTTCAAGCGAAGATAATGGAGAAAATGGCACTCTGTTTTATCACGAATTTGAAAAGCCCGATACAGACAAACCACAAAGAACAAATAAAAAAGAGTTTCGTAAACAATTGAATAAAGAAGCACGGCAAAGCGTTCAGGGCAGCCTTCATGAGGCGATTAAGCTTATTGTTCACCGTCCGGAAGCTTCCGGGCAGAATCGGGCAGAATATCATAGAATGGCTGCTAAATTGCTGCCGGTCATTCGGGAACTGATCCGCAAAACAAATCCACTTTTGGAACATGAGGTTTCCACTGAATTCGCAAAATCAAAGCTTTATGGAACAAAATTCTGTGCGGATCAGGCCGCGTCCCCGAATTTTCGCGTATTTGCCCGCAGGCGCCCGCCTGCAGAAGAGCCTTCTCTTGCAGTTGCTCTTCGCATTGACGAATCAGCATCTATGTCTGCATTTGGCCGTTTAGATGCTGCAAAAGAGGCAGCCGTCGCTTTATATGAATTATGTACCGGGTGTGGCATTCCGATTATGGTTTATGGGGATACGGCAGATCGATCCAAACTGGAACAAATGTCTGTCTACGCATATGTAGACTTTGAAAGCAATAGCGCAGACGATAAATATGCTCTTATGAATATTCAGGCACGCAGCAATAACCGGGATGGTATGGCATTGCGTATTATATCCGATCGATTGCTCCGCGCGCCGCAAAAAACCAAACTAATCATCAGCATCAGTGACGGGCAGCCAAAGGCAATGCCTGATTACACAGGTGAAAAAGCAGCTCGCGATATGAAAGACACGCTTCAGGAATACAGACGTAAAGGCATTTCCTTCCTCGCCGCGGCGATTGGGCAGGACAAAGAGTCTATACGTGAGCTATACGGGGCTGAAAACACCTTGGATATCACCGATTTGAAGCAGCTTCCATCAAGACTGGTACAAATCATCACAAGATTTCTGTGAGTGTGATATACTAAAAGAAGAAATGGAGGTGAAGTCATGGATTGTGTGAAAATAGGAAAACTAATCGCCAGTATGCGAAAAGAGATGGGACTTACCCAGAAAAACATTGCAGACGCACTGGGGATTCAAAATAAAACGGTTTCAAAATGGGAATGTGGTCTGGGATGTCCGGATCTGTCACTGTGGCCGGAACTATCTGCTATTTTGGGTGTTGATATGAAGCAGATGATGGAGGGCGAGATAACGCAGAACAGGCCGGATAGTGGGAATATCGATAAAGCCCGCTTTTATGTATGTCCTACTTGTGGTAACATTCTGGTCAGCACGGGTAGTGCCTCTATCTTCTGTTGTGGAAGAAAACTGGAACGTATCATCCCTGTGGATACACAAATCAAACCCAAAATCACAGTAGAAGAAATGGACACGGATTACTTTGTCACATTTGATCATCCTATGACAAAAGAACACTACATTTCCTTTGCAGCTTACGTAAAAAGCGACAGGGTATTTCTCAATCGTCTGTATCCCGAACAAAGTCCAGCTTGCAGATTCCCGATCGTTTCCGGTGGGAAATTGTACGTTTACTGCATAAAGCATGGTTTATCGATATACACAGGCGTTATGTGATTTCCCGGCCAAAGCGTCTATTTGTTGGTCGGGGCAAGGAAATCAGACAGATATCTTTACAGGGAACCTCTTATGTGATATTATAAATTCATAACTCAAAAGGAGTAAATAAATATGCGGCAAGGTATTCTTAAATAAACTGTCAAATTTGATAGCGGGAACAAATCAGGAAAGATCCCTTTCATGGAGGGATTGATTTTTGTGCCCAGTTTAAGAATACTTTTATTATACGACTATAAAGAATTCAGAGAAGATCTGTATTCTTTGTGTTTCTATGGCCATTCAATGATCCCAGTGATAGGAGTATCTATTACTGGGACTTTTTATACTTTTTATTAGTTGAATGGAGGATAAAACGTGAAGATCATTAACATTGGTATTCTGGCTCATGTCGACGCGGGGAAAACTACGTTGTCGGAAAGCTTATTATACAGCAGCGGAGCGATTACGGAATCGGGGAGTGTGGATCAGGGAACAACGAGGACAGACACGATGTCTCTGGAACGTCAGAGGGGAATTACAATTCAGACTTCGGTCACATCCTTTCAGTGGAAGGACGTTAAAGTAAATATTGTGGATACTCCTGGACATATGGATTTTCTGGCCGAGGTATATCGGTCTTTGTCGGTTCTGGACGGAGCCATTTTGGTGATTTCCGCAAAGGACGGGGTGCAGGCACAGACACGGATCCTGTTCCACGCGCTGAGAAAAGTAGGGATTCCTACCACCTTTTTTATCAATAAGATTGATCAGGATGGAATTGATTTACCGGAAGTTTACCAGGATATTCGGGAGAAACTTTCCGAAGAAATCATCATCAGGCAGAAAGTAGAACTATCTCCGGATCCCTCCGTGAACAATGACATGGAACCGGAGCAGTGGGATCCGGTCATTGCAGGAAATGATGGCTTACTGGAACGATATACACTGGGAGAATCACTGAACATATCAGAGCTCGAACAGGAAGAGAACAGAAGATTCCAGAATTGCTCCCTGTATCCGGTTTACCACGGAAGCGCAAAGAAAAATATAGGAATTGAGCAGCTCAGAGATGTCATTACAGGGAAATATGATTCCTCGACAGAGCGAAGTCAGGAAGAATTCAGTGGAACTGTTTTCAAGATTGAGTATGATGAAAGCAGACAGCGTCTTGTGTATGCACGCATTTACAGCGGAATACTGCATCTGCGGGATTCGGTCCGCATATCGGATAAAGAAAGAATGAAAATTACAGAAATGTATTCTTCAATCAATGGGGAATTGCGTAAGGTCGACCAGGCGTATTCCGGAGAGATTGTGATTCTGAAACATGAGAGTTTAAAGTTAAATACTGTTCTCGGAGACGCAAAGAAATTGCCGGAAAGAGAACGAATTGAGAATCCCCTTCCGATGCTGCAGACAACGATAGAGCTGTGTGAGTCCGGACAGAGAGAGCTGCTGCTCGACGCACTCCTGGAAATCTCCGATGGTGATCCGCTTTTACATTATGATGTGGATTCCACGACGCATGAAATTGTACTTTCTTTCCTGGGAAAGGTGCAGATGGAAGTCATCTGTGCGCTGCTGCAGGAAAAGTATCATTTGGAGGTGAAAACCAAAGAACCTACAGTCATTTACAAAGAAAGGCCTTTAAAAGAAGCGGAGTACACCATTCACATGGCGGTGCCGCCGAATCCTTTCTGGGCTTCGATCGGTCTGTCTATAACACCTCTTCCCTTGGGGAGTGGCGTTCAGTATGAAAGCCGGGTTTCTCCCGGATATTTGATGCAGTCATTTCAAAATGCTGTTTTGGAGGGAGTTCGTTATGGCTGTGAACAGGGATTATATGGCTGGAATGTAACCGACTGTAAAGTCTGCTTTACTTATGGATTATATTCCAGTCCGGTCAGTACCCCGGGAGACTTCCGGCTTCTTGCCCCGGTTGTCTTGGAGCAGGCTCTTCGAAAAGCCGGTACGGAATTATTAGAGCCATATCTAAGTTTTGAAATATATGCGCCACAGGAGTATCTTTCACGGGCCTATAACGATGCTCCAAAATATTGCGCGGACATCGCAAGCACTCAGATGAAAAACAAGGAAGTCATTTTGACGGGAGAGATTCCGGCGCGGTGTATTCAGGAGTACCGGAATGATTTAACGTTTTATACAAATGGACGCAGTGTGTGCCTGACTGAGTTAAAGGGGTATCAGGTTACGGCTGTTAAGCCACCCCTCCAGCCACGCCGTCCGAATAGCAGGATCGACAGGGTACGATATATGTTCTATAAGATAAATTGACAGAGAAGTGTATTGATTGAAGCAATGTTTTAAGGTAAAATAAAAAGATGTTGGGGTCAAAAGTAATTTGACCCCTATGATACACGGATTACTCCGCACTTTTGACCCTGGTATCATAAAAATTAACACATTATTTGCGGGGAGTGGAGGTGTTATCTATTCAAAATTATTGGATTATTGTAGTTGTTATAATTCTGGTGTGTGTCATAATTCCATCCAGAAGTAAATTCATGATGAATCAGGTTAAGAAGAAAAGGAAAGGGAGGAAGATAAAAATGCCAAAAGAGATGCTTCAGGAATTGATTGGAAAAGACTGTATCATTACGATTTTCAATGATTTTGGTTCTATACAGGGGAAGCTGATTACAGTGGAAGAAAATTGGATTAAAGTCGAAGAAAAAAAGAAAGTACGTATTATTAATGGAGATATGATTAAAGATATTAGTGTGCTCAAGTAAACAAGGGGAAATTCAATGAATGGTAAAACCTTAATGAACTATCAGCGAGTATTAGCATTGGCAGAAGCTGGTCTGTATTATGGAAAAGATGATTTTGACAAAGAACGCTATCAAGAGCTGAAAGATATTTCGCTTGATTTAATAAGCGAGATTAGCAGCAGCTCTGTAGAAAAACTGGAAAATTTATTTATTGAGGATGAAGGATATCCGACACCTAAAATTGATGTGAGAGCCTATATTCAGTATAACAATAAGATTCTTCTGGTGGAAGACAGTAAAACAAAAGAATGGGCACTCCCTGGAGGATATGCTGAAGTAGGATTATCTCCAAAGGAAAATATAATTAAAGAAGTCTTCGAAGAAACAGGAATGAATGTTACTGCGGATCATTTACTGGCTGTTTTTGATACCAATAAAAGGAAAGATATTCCTCAGATTTTTCAATTTTATAAAATGGTTTTCAGCTGTACCATTATTGATGGCACATTTCAAGACAATCTTGAAACGTCGGATAGTAGATTTTTCCGCCTATGTGATATTCCAAAATTATCTGAACAGAGAACGACGAACAAACAGTTGGAAATTTTGAAAAATAGATCTACAACCTATTTTGAATAGATTTGGAGGATGAGTATGAGATCTGAAAAGGAAATGTATGAGTTGATACTATCTGTGGCAGAAAAAGATGAACGTGTGCGGATTGTTGGAATGAATGGATCACGCACAAATCCGAAT comes from the Blautia liquoris genome and includes:
- a CDS encoding NUDIX hydrolase is translated as MNGKTLMNYQRVLALAEAGLYYGKDDFDKERYQELKDISLDLISEISSSSVEKLENLFIEDEGYPTPKIDVRAYIQYNNKILLVEDSKTKEWALPGGYAEVGLSPKENIIKEVFEETGMNVTADHLLAVFDTNKRKDIPQIFQFYKMVFSCTIIDGTFQDNLETSDSRFFRLCDIPKLSEQRTTNKQLEILKNRSTTYFE
- a CDS encoding DUF6530 family protein; this translates as MNEKAVIVSKDYDRIDGRNADQSDIKRLTLGVPMLEENKKMQIAAQIWKSDEEGKMILAQELPIHQIFDLMICLSRTLLYFKEAYRMPLLYDPEKPGVDRIGVQGGVLPVEVCVDNQNINEDIKTFAQSLNDLGELIGERERVLDRILEELELY
- a CDS encoding GIY-YIG nuclease family protein, encoding MYKNRHPEMGVISYHCKETGEAFLGISKDTRADFNSTNMKLSSNYHPNKRLQELWNQYGPEGFERSVIKVLKYDDPNEDQTTKLENLREQCLASDPNARRMWR
- a CDS encoding AAA family ATPase; translation: MNRTCILSPDRRLTKEEQSLVWQKPPSHIESEAENRICQEVMRNWDRGEMKIGTILLEGDAGSGKTELAKALSANFNLPYTKVTCFADMDKSDVLGSILPVLSENDHSDPVQYRYYPSEIVRAFENGWLLEIQEPTVIRDAAVLMALNSALEPDGSLNLPTRVVHRHPDFIVVITTNRAYNGCRPLNEALRDRVQHAEKLDLPSKKVMMERAKAKTGCQFEELLSLLAETIIVLDEAARANAIKGVAGMRSYLFWVDAAAGGASVQSALYHKVLYKITTDPQELAILEQALVSHDLTDRLAALEDVCHSPSEEENRDVMELRISENGEYVAKTDKADKNAVRLRKSADSEGHSDTGSNESTALSSEDNGENGTLFYHEFEKPDTDKPQRTNKKEFRKQLNKEARQSVQGSLHEAIKLIVHRPEASGQNRAEYHRMAAKLLPVIRELIRKTNPLLEHEVSTEFAKSKLYGTKFCADQAASPNFRVFARRRPPAEEPSLAVALRIDESASMSAFGRLDAAKEAAVALYELCTGCGIPIMVYGDTADRSKLEQMSVYAYVDFESNSADDKYALMNIQARSNNRDGMALRIISDRLLRAPQKTKLIISISDGQPKAMPDYTGEKAARDMKDTLQEYRRKGISFLAAAIGQDKESIRELYGAENTLDITDLKQLPSRLVQIITRFL
- a CDS encoding UPF0158 family protein, translating into MDELITGIDNEGLEDIIYENPERFLRLPTKFEIHEYHIMEEFIWTLNAEKADKLNCVIQGRGAFRRFKDMVDRMGISQQWYDFQAQYYRKLAIEWCQDHSLTYTDRSM
- a CDS encoding helix-turn-helix domain-containing protein, with the protein product MDCVKIGKLIASMRKEMGLTQKNIADALGIQNKTVSKWECGLGCPDLSLWPELSAILGVDMKQMMEGEITQNRPDSGNIDKARFYVCPTCGNILVSTGSASIFCCGRKLERIIPVDTQIKPKITVEEMDTDYFVTFDHPMTKEHYISFAAYVKSDRVFLNRLYPEQSPACRFPIVSGGKLYVYCIKHGLSIYTGVM
- the tet gene encoding TetM/TetW/TetO/TetS family tetracycline resistance ribosomal protection protein, with the translated sequence MKIINIGILAHVDAGKTTLSESLLYSSGAITESGSVDQGTTRTDTMSLERQRGITIQTSVTSFQWKDVKVNIVDTPGHMDFLAEVYRSLSVLDGAILVISAKDGVQAQTRILFHALRKVGIPTTFFINKIDQDGIDLPEVYQDIREKLSEEIIIRQKVELSPDPSVNNDMEPEQWDPVIAGNDGLLERYTLGESLNISELEQEENRRFQNCSLYPVYHGSAKKNIGIEQLRDVITGKYDSSTERSQEEFSGTVFKIEYDESRQRLVYARIYSGILHLRDSVRISDKERMKITEMYSSINGELRKVDQAYSGEIVILKHESLKLNTVLGDAKKLPERERIENPLPMLQTTIELCESGQRELLLDALLEISDGDPLLHYDVDSTTHEIVLSFLGKVQMEVICALLQEKYHLEVKTKEPTVIYKERPLKEAEYTIHMAVPPNPFWASIGLSITPLPLGSGVQYESRVSPGYLMQSFQNAVLEGVRYGCEQGLYGWNVTDCKVCFTYGLYSSPVSTPGDFRLLAPVVLEQALRKAGTELLEPYLSFEIYAPQEYLSRAYNDAPKYCADIASTQMKNKEVILTGEIPARCIQEYRNDLTFYTNGRSVCLTELKGYQVTAVKPPLQPRRPNSRIDRVRYMFYKIN
- a CDS encoding ABC transporter ATP-binding protein codes for the protein MNGYIRVCDIEKYYGNGPNVTKAVDRVSFTVEEGEFVGVMGASGSGKTTLLNMLATIDQVTAGHIFYGNTDITELSEDKLSEFRKNNLGFVFQDYNLLDTLTIEENIILALTIRGGNRKTIQKQSNQMLQLLGLEDIRSQFPYQVSGGQKQRCACARALVNHPKLLLADEPTGALDSKSAQILLETFTEMNQSMQATILMVTHDAFSASYCSRILFLKDGKIFHELVRGRKKRREFLQEILDVLSLTGGELSNV
- a CDS encoding ABC transporter permease; protein product: MYSKLAFRNVLRSAKDYLVYMFTMAVVTALMYAFSSLFFDNELTGLFEIARMMQMMTGMATFLIVLIVAWLINYMVRFMLEKRSSEFGIYMLLGMKKKAIARLYMRENILLGVFAFLPGIAVGILLQQVLMAILKNMLHVEYRFHPTLNKYTFLITLLFYAGSYLLALFRCKRRFKKMNIHDLMNAKRQNEETKESHEGIKRVMFPISIAVIVAIWTIFPRLSSVGAVCTFLIALVLVIYLFYVGLSAWIMCYVREKKKGIYRGQNLFLLRQFSSKVRTMQFTMGTLTALFTIALMGSSVAMMFSDYENKILDTKWPFDVQIYSPNVEDEFQDDLEILIKNTEIKDSYIYRVYTNQTNQANVWMYTNLQAFGNMYREKDGRPNMKKIEKVLKTEGVYCTYDTYMGLSDYNYLRKMLGYKQITLTERQYAIQIKERLSAEVGEMPKGLKITDATGDKELICGDIYEEPFSQDGHNGGDYILIVPDKVIQTMKPYYSEMAVDLKGKTPAGLMKELDDLVPKEEQDFAGHADLPLDGNSCSGSDNIVNYSETNLVRDNAIPEVKYMLASLIVPAFYMGLVFLCAALTVLSVQQLSDSAKYKFRYDVLAKIGLERSEIYHLIARQLAAYYLCPALFAMLISGSIMVRVSKIFIIGTGVHTSVLQYFGISVLLFFGIYMIYFMETYVGFKRNIEIKK